A single Methanolobus sp. ZRKC5 DNA region contains:
- a CDS encoding phosphoribosyltransferase, with product MALPDKFKCVVTNWDYIYDLCREVANDVKTSGYEPDMIIALARGGWFAGRVLCDFLGLDDLTSLKMEHYLGTALAGDEPIIKYPLADNAVAGKNILIVDDIADTGKSMISSVEYVMQQNPKEVRTATLQYLDSSAHDPDYCGERLEEWAWVVFPWNFIEDMIDLITTLMKKEDRGMWDVSAIRHGLYMYHSLDSFAFEIAQPGRLPEIMEEMHRRGIASSVNEDGKQYWKLV from the coding sequence ATGGCGTTACCTGATAAATTCAAATGTGTTGTTACAAACTGGGATTACATTTACGACCTTTGCAGGGAAGTTGCAAATGATGTGAAAACATCTGGTTATGAACCTGATATGATAATTGCCCTTGCAAGGGGTGGATGGTTCGCAGGTCGTGTCTTATGTGATTTCCTGGGCCTTGATGACCTTACAAGCCTTAAGATGGAGCACTATCTCGGTACTGCTCTTGCAGGTGACGAGCCAATAATCAAATACCCGCTTGCTGACAATGCTGTTGCAGGAAAGAACATACTCATTGTTGACGATATTGCCGATACGGGTAAAAGCATGATAAGTTCGGTCGAATATGTTATGCAGCAGAATCCTAAAGAAGTGAGAACCGCAACTCTTCAATACCTTGATTCTTCTGCGCATGACCCGGATTATTGTGGTGAGCGTCTCGAGGAATGGGCATGGGTTGTTTTCCCGTGGAATTTCATTGAAGACATGATTGACCTGATTACGACGCTCATGAAAAAAGAAGATCGGGGTATGTGGGATGTTTCTGCTATCAGGCACGGTCTGTATATGTATCATTCACTGGATTCATTCGCATTCGAGATAGCTCAGCCTGGCAGGCTTCCTGAGATAATGGAAGAGATGCACCGCAGGGGAATTGCAAGTTCTGTGAACGAAGATGGAAAACAATACTGGAAACTTGTCTAA
- the mtnP gene encoding S-methyl-5'-thioadenosine phosphorylase: protein MQEKADIAIIGGSGIYDANLLDNVREVDIDTPFGKPSDSITIGEHGDKAVCFLPRHGVGHRVSPSELNSRANIFALKKLGVKRIIAASAVGSLREEFKPLDIVIPNQIYDRTKSRPSTFFEDGIVVHMGFADPFCPEASKAIVDVATSKGYAVKEGGTYVCMEGPQFSTRAESRVYQSLGFDIIGMTAIPEAKLAREAEICYSMIATVTDYDVWHEEDVTIEAIIENAMKNEAAVKDIIVESLDKLSLEQHCMCKDALAGAITTVPSMIPHDTKRRLDPLIGKYLKE, encoded by the coding sequence ATGCAAGAAAAAGCTGATATTGCAATAATAGGCGGAAGCGGAATATATGACGCAAATCTGCTGGACAACGTGCGTGAAGTAGACATTGATACTCCTTTTGGGAAACCTTCTGATTCAATCACCATCGGTGAACATGGTGACAAAGCAGTTTGTTTCCTCCCAAGACATGGTGTGGGCCACAGGGTATCTCCTTCCGAACTGAATTCCCGGGCTAACATCTTCGCACTTAAAAAACTCGGTGTGAAACGCATAATCGCGGCATCGGCAGTTGGGAGTTTGAGAGAAGAGTTCAAGCCTCTGGATATAGTGATCCCAAATCAGATATACGACCGTACTAAATCCAGACCATCCACTTTTTTTGAGGATGGTATTGTTGTACACATGGGCTTTGCTGATCCGTTCTGTCCTGAAGCTTCAAAGGCCATAGTAGATGTTGCCACGTCAAAAGGCTATGCTGTTAAGGAAGGCGGCACATACGTTTGTATGGAAGGTCCACAGTTCTCAACCCGTGCGGAGTCCCGTGTGTATCAATCACTTGGTTTTGATATAATCGGTATGACAGCTATTCCTGAAGCAAAACTTGCCCGTGAGGCTGAGATCTGCTATTCTATGATAGCCACAGTAACAGATTATGATGTCTGGCATGAGGAAGATGTGACCATCGAAGCTATCATTGAGAATGCCATGAAGAACGAGGCTGCCGTAAAGGATATAATCGTTGAATCTCTGGATAAACTAAGTCTTGAGCAACATTGTATGTGTAAGGATGCACTGGCAGGTGCCATTACTACTGTTCCTTCCATGATCCCTCATGACACCAAAAGACGACTCGATCCTCTGATCGGCAAATACCTTAAAGAGTGA
- a CDS encoding Zn-ribbon domain-containing protein: MPHKCTRCESIFIDGASVILSGCPNCGWNKFLYVSEDELEKSVTKSTEESEHEEVHNVIDETSSAKTDDKPSEPIVREIDDILGIEKKEPSVAEEEGERVESVRILGPGSYELNLNSLLDRKEIVMAIKEDGAYALHLGSVFKDNKDKNRDKKKKRK, from the coding sequence ATGCCTCATAAGTGCACAAGATGCGAATCTATCTTTATCGACGGTGCTTCAGTAATATTGAGCGGATGCCCCAATTGTGGCTGGAACAAGTTCCTTTACGTAAGTGAGGATGAGCTTGAGAAGTCAGTTACCAAAAGTACTGAAGAATCTGAACACGAGGAAGTGCACAATGTTATTGACGAAACCTCCTCTGCAAAAACAGATGATAAACCATCTGAGCCTATCGTCCGTGAGATCGATGATATCCTGGGTATTGAAAAGAAGGAACCCAGTGTTGCTGAAGAGGAAGGCGAGCGTGTCGAATCTGTGCGTATCCTTGGTCCGGGTTCGTATGAGCTGAACCTCAATTCCCTGCTTGACCGCAAGGAAATTGTCATGGCTATTAAAGAGGATGGCGCTTATGCACTGCACCTTGGCTCTGTTTTCAAGGATAATAAAGATAAGAATCGGGATAAGAAAAAGAAGAGAAAGTGA
- a CDS encoding heparan-alpha-glucosaminide N-acetyltransferase, with the protein MDKIQKKRFFEVDAFRGMAIFLMVIYHFFFDLDFLGIYEFNTHSGILLVIGRSAAILFIFLVGVSLTLSYSRALSLHGTQNQFSHFLKRGAGVFSWGLVITVFTAVFLARGTIYFGILHLIGVSIILSYPFLKYRNFSLIAGILILFAGIFMETAYADFSWLLWLGIKPYGFYTLDYFPLIPWFGVVLLGVFAGNRLYPDYQRSFRMCECENNSVVRLLGYLGKKSLLIYLVHQPVIVGILLLFLIHM; encoded by the coding sequence ATGGATAAGATCCAGAAAAAACGATTCTTTGAAGTTGACGCTTTCCGCGGAATGGCCATCTTTCTGATGGTTATCTATCATTTCTTTTTTGACCTGGATTTTCTCGGAATCTATGAATTTAACACACATTCCGGCATTCTACTTGTTATCGGACGCAGTGCCGCAATTCTATTCATTTTCCTTGTGGGCGTTTCCCTAACACTAAGTTATTCCCGTGCGTTATCCTTACACGGCACACAGAACCAGTTCTCTCATTTTCTCAAAAGAGGTGCAGGTGTCTTTTCATGGGGTCTTGTAATCACAGTTTTCACAGCTGTTTTTCTTGCACGAGGAACAATCTATTTTGGAATACTGCACCTAATAGGTGTTTCTATTATCCTTTCATATCCATTTCTAAAATACAGGAACTTCAGTCTGATTGCAGGTATTCTAATCCTGTTTGCAGGTATTTTCATGGAAACTGCCTATGCAGATTTCTCCTGGCTGCTCTGGCTTGGAATAAAACCCTACGGTTTCTATACTCTTGACTACTTCCCACTGATTCCATGGTTTGGTGTTGTGTTGTTGGGAGTTTTTGCAGGGAACCGCCTGTATCCTGATTATCAGCGGAGTTTCAGGATGTGTGAGTGCGAGAACAATTCTGTTGTGAGATTGCTGGGATATTTGGGGAAAAAGTCGCTGCTGATATATTTGGTGCATCAGCCGGTGATTGTTGGGATTTTGTTATTGTTTCTAATACATATGTAA
- a CDS encoding ferritin family protein encodes MFSEVPIDIEKVSKEDLDKEIMRVAIMAEFDAINMYEQMANLTDDEDLKIILLDIAREEKVHAAMFQTVLMEVDSEFLQVMVDYSLTKK; translated from the coding sequence TTGTTCTCAGAAGTTCCAATCGATATTGAAAAAGTAAGTAAAGAAGACCTTGACAAGGAGATCATGAGAGTTGCCATCATGGCAGAGTTCGATGCAATAAACATGTATGAACAGATGGCAAACCTTACCGACGACGAGGACCTCAAGATCATCCTGCTTGACATAGCCAGAGAAGAAAAAGTACATGCCGCCATGTTCCAGACAGTCCTCATGGAAGTGGACAGTGAATTCCTGCAGGTCATGGTAGACTATTCACTGACAAAAAAATAA
- a CDS encoding ferritin family protein produces the protein MFSKVPIDITKMSKEDINKEMLRAALIAELDAINLYEQMADMTENDEVRRVLLDVAKEEKTHIGEFQTLLLRMDEEQVEELEAGREEVDEELEK, from the coding sequence GTGTTTTCAAAAGTACCCATAGATATTACGAAGATGAGCAAGGAAGACATAAATAAAGAAATGCTCAGGGCTGCACTTATCGCAGAATTGGATGCAATCAATCTTTACGAGCAGATGGCAGATATGACCGAGAACGATGAAGTAAGAAGAGTTCTGCTTGATGTTGCAAAAGAAGAAAAGACCCACATCGGAGAGTTCCAGACACTCCTGTTAAGAATGGACGAGGAGCAGGTAGAAGAACTTGAAGCCGGCAGAGAAGAAGTAGATGAAGAATTGGAAAAATAA
- the dinB gene encoding DNA polymerase IV, which produces MENSSRERITLHLDMDSFFSSVEVRERPELRGLPVVVGSDPKGGSGRGVVSTCSYEAREFGIHSGMPISKAYRLCSDATYLKVNMKLYKDASENIMDTIRIFADRFQQVSVDEAYIDIGDSISDYESAILLAEKIKSEVKRLQRLTCSIGVAPNKVIAKIASDFNKPDRLTVVRPEDVQNFLFPLHVSKIPGIGKKTQPILQEMGIEKVGQLASCDVQLLIARFGKFGLVMHQLANGIDTREVKERDVVKSISTEDTFDEDIYDPLEIERSFSELSEKVHVSLIKKHFRFRTVTIKVRFEDFRTYTRAKTLNAATTDKDAIRKTAISLMEEFLGKGRFRLLGVGVTKLEKLDERQTFLSDFL; this is translated from the coding sequence ATGGAAAACTCATCCAGAGAACGAATAACACTGCATCTGGACATGGACAGTTTCTTCTCATCCGTGGAAGTCAGAGAAAGACCCGAGCTTAGAGGGTTGCCGGTAGTTGTGGGTTCAGACCCAAAAGGCGGCAGTGGAAGAGGAGTTGTAAGCACATGCTCCTACGAGGCAAGGGAATTTGGGATACATTCGGGAATGCCCATATCAAAAGCATACAGGCTGTGCTCTGATGCTACTTACCTCAAGGTGAATATGAAGCTTTACAAGGATGCTTCGGAAAACATCATGGACACCATACGCATTTTCGCAGACAGGTTCCAGCAGGTAAGTGTGGATGAGGCTTACATAGATATCGGAGATTCAATAAGTGATTACGAGTCTGCAATACTGCTTGCAGAAAAGATAAAAAGTGAAGTCAAGCGCTTGCAGAGACTCACATGTTCCATCGGAGTTGCACCTAACAAGGTCATTGCAAAAATAGCATCTGATTTCAATAAACCCGATAGACTTACAGTTGTGAGACCTGAAGATGTGCAGAATTTCCTCTTTCCACTGCACGTATCGAAGATACCGGGCATTGGAAAAAAGACACAGCCCATACTTCAGGAAATGGGAATCGAAAAAGTGGGACAGCTTGCATCATGCGACGTACAGCTTTTGATTGCACGGTTTGGAAAGTTTGGGTTGGTTATGCACCAGCTTGCAAACGGTATAGACACGCGCGAAGTGAAGGAACGCGATGTAGTCAAATCAATAAGTACCGAGGATACTTTTGACGAAGACATATATGACCCTCTGGAAATTGAGAGATCCTTTAGCGAGCTTTCAGAGAAGGTGCATGTATCACTTATCAAAAAGCATTTCAGATTCAGAACAGTAACCATCAAAGTACGGTTTGAAGATTTCAGGACATATACAAGGGCAAAGACATTGAATGCGGCTACTACTGATAAAGATGCTATCAGAAAGACAGCCATTAGCCTCATGGAAGAGTTTCTTGGAAAAGGAAGATTCAGATTACTTGGCGTGGGAGTCACAAAACTTGAGAAACTTGATGAAAGACAGACATTTCTGAGTGATTTTTTGTAA
- a CDS encoding 30S ribosomal protein S17e, translating to MGNIRQTNIKRIAIRLATNHNDVFTTDFDQNKLLVTKYTTIESKVIRNRVAGYVTRKMTYKPLQ from the coding sequence ATGGGAAATATTAGACAGACTAACATTAAGAGAATTGCAATTCGTTTAGCTACAAACCACAACGATGTATTTACAACTGACTTCGATCAAAACAAGCTCCTTGTTACAAAGTACACAACTATTGAGAGCAAGGTTATCAGAAACCGTGTAGCTGGATATGTAACAAGAAAGATGACATACAAGCCATTACAGTAA
- the dapA gene encoding 4-hydroxy-tetrahydrodipicolinate synthase, which yields MFEGVLPALVTPFTSDNNIDAESFRNIVNHVEEGGVSGVVVSGTTGESATLSTGEHKELINLCVDCSKVPVVAGTGSNNTLEAVELTKHAADAGADGALIISPYYVKPNNAGLIAHFKKIAESADLPIVLYNVPSRTGQDIPLEVIVELSKVENIVAVKEASGNLVKVSEILEQTVDEDFAVLSGEDGLTFPILAMGGAGVISVVANIVPELMVKLYDAVNAGDLETARKLHFEMAPLIRELFTETNPIPVKRAVELLGLSSGTMRLPLAPLSEENSVELENVLRSMGCIA from the coding sequence ATGTTCGAAGGAGTTTTGCCTGCTCTTGTAACGCCATTCACAAGTGACAATAATATTGATGCTGAAAGCTTCAGAAATATTGTCAATCATGTTGAAGAAGGCGGCGTTTCCGGAGTTGTTGTCAGCGGCACGACTGGTGAATCTGCTACCCTGTCAACCGGGGAGCATAAAGAACTGATCAACCTTTGTGTTGATTGTTCAAAGGTTCCTGTGGTGGCCGGTACCGGTTCTAACAACACCCTTGAAGCAGTCGAACTTACTAAACACGCGGCAGATGCAGGAGCAGATGGCGCTCTTATCATATCCCCATATTACGTTAAGCCTAATAATGCCGGGCTTATCGCTCATTTTAAGAAAATAGCGGAATCTGCTGATCTCCCTATTGTATTATATAACGTACCTTCTAGAACAGGACAGGACATACCTTTGGAAGTCATTGTTGAGCTTTCAAAAGTAGAGAACATTGTCGCTGTAAAAGAGGCAAGTGGCAACCTTGTAAAAGTATCTGAGATACTTGAACAGACCGTGGATGAAGATTTTGCCGTTCTTTCTGGAGAGGACGGACTTACATTTCCAATACTTGCCATGGGCGGAGCAGGTGTAATATCTGTTGTTGCCAACATCGTTCCTGAACTGATGGTCAAGCTTTACGATGCCGTAAACGCCGGTGACCTTGAAACAGCAAGAAAGCTTCACTTTGAAATGGCACCCTTGATCCGTGAATTATTCACAGAGACCAATCCTATTCCTGTGAAGCGTGCCGTAGAACTTCTCGGTCTGTCAAGCGGGACAATGAGACTTCCTCTTGCACCTCTTAGTGAAGAGAACAGTGTTGAACTTGAAAATGTTCTCCGCAGCATGGGGTGTATTGCATGA
- the dapB gene encoding 4-hydroxy-tetrahydrodipicolinate reductase has product MINVGVTGASGRMGRLIIDNILRSEDVCLTAAFDLMNIGKDVGEVAQIGTLSVPISDVSDMESVLKETGTKVLIDFTIANATVVNAPRAAAAGVNLVIGTTGFTPEQKKTIEDSIVDNNVAGIISPNYSVGVNVFFRILHEAAKYLPDTDIEIIEAHHNQKKDAPSGTAKGAAEVISEALGGKDYVYGREGLAPRGKEIGIHAVRGGDIAGDHTVLFAGDGERIEIKHQAHSRQSFAGGAVKAAAWIGNAEPGLYTMRDILGL; this is encoded by the coding sequence ATGATAAATGTTGGAGTCACAGGTGCTTCAGGACGGATGGGTAGGCTCATCATTGACAATATACTCAGGTCTGAAGATGTCTGCTTAACGGCCGCATTTGATCTTATGAACATTGGTAAGGACGTTGGTGAGGTGGCCCAGATCGGAACTTTGAGTGTGCCGATATCTGATGTAAGTGACATGGAATCCGTTCTAAAGGAAACCGGCACAAAGGTACTTATTGATTTTACAATTGCAAATGCTACAGTTGTCAATGCCCCAAGGGCGGCAGCAGCCGGTGTGAACCTTGTCATAGGTACGACCGGTTTTACTCCTGAACAGAAAAAAACAATTGAGGACTCAATTGTAGATAATAACGTTGCAGGAATAATCTCACCTAATTACTCAGTTGGTGTAAATGTGTTCTTCAGGATTCTCCATGAAGCTGCAAAATATCTTCCTGATACAGACATTGAGATAATAGAAGCCCACCATAACCAGAAGAAAGATGCTCCAAGTGGTACTGCAAAAGGTGCTGCTGAAGTTATCAGTGAAGCACTGGGTGGTAAGGACTATGTCTATGGTCGTGAAGGTCTTGCTCCCCGTGGAAAAGAAATAGGTATACATGCTGTTCGAGGTGGGGATATTGCAGGTGACCACACAGTTCTCTTTGCCGGTGACGGTGAAAGAATTGAGATAAAACACCAAGCCCACTCAAGGCAATCATTTGCAGGCGGTGCAGTAAAAGCAGCTGCATGGATTGGCAATGCTGAACCTGGGCTTTATACTATGCGGGATATTCTTGGCCTTTAA
- the pyrI gene encoding aspartate carbamoyltransferase regulatory subunit translates to MTEIETELRVRRIENGTVIDHITSGKALIVLKILGLPDSSHGVVSVLINSHGIYGKKDVVKIENRELKAEEVDRIALIAPNATINIIRNFNVTRKNKVHIPSFVEGVVGCINPNCISNSNEPITSKFKVTTEDTGLKLRCFYCARVISENIAENLL, encoded by the coding sequence ATGACTGAAATTGAAACAGAACTGAGAGTGCGCAGAATAGAGAATGGGACTGTGATCGACCACATAACTTCAGGTAAAGCGTTAATTGTGCTGAAAATACTCGGACTGCCGGATTCATCCCATGGAGTTGTAAGTGTCCTGATAAATTCCCATGGAATATATGGGAAAAAAGATGTTGTCAAAATCGAGAACCGTGAACTTAAGGCTGAAGAGGTCGACAGGATAGCACTTATTGCACCCAATGCAACGATCAACATCATACGTAACTTCAATGTAACACGCAAGAACAAAGTACATATCCCATCTTTTGTAGAAGGTGTTGTAGGGTGCATAAACCCCAATTGTATTTCCAACAGCAACGAACCAATCACTTCAAAATTCAAAGTAACTACTGAAGACACAGGCCTGAAACTCAGATGCTTTTATTGTGCCAGGGTTATATCAGAAAATATTGCAGAGAATCTACTCTAG
- the pyrB gene encoding aspartate carbamoyltransferase — translation MKFKDQHIISMREFSREMIDHILNAAEKMEPIAHGKHKSDLLAGKVLAVLFFEPSTRTRMSFETAMIRLGGDVLNLGSVDASSIAKGETLADTVRVVDGYVDAIVLRHPKEGAAQLASEFSRVPILNAGDGAGHHPTQTLLDLYTIKRESHLEGIKIALAGDLKYGRTVHSLCYALSHYGAHITLISPKELSMPEEIISDIVARGAKIVETDSIEDAINDVDVLYMTRIQKERFPDPAEYQKVANRLKVTMETLKGVKPELKIMHPLPRVNEIDTRIDDTPHACYFKQAFYGVPVRMALLGLVLGAIE, via the coding sequence ATGAAATTCAAGGACCAACATATCATTTCCATGAGGGAATTCTCAAGAGAAATGATCGATCATATCCTCAATGCTGCTGAAAAAATGGAGCCCATTGCACATGGGAAACATAAATCAGATCTTCTTGCCGGAAAAGTTCTTGCAGTCCTCTTTTTTGAACCAAGTACAAGGACCAGGATGTCCTTTGAAACTGCAATGATAAGACTGGGAGGAGACGTACTGAATTTGGGTTCCGTGGATGCAAGTTCCATAGCCAAAGGAGAAACACTAGCAGATACCGTGAGAGTTGTTGATGGGTACGTCGATGCTATTGTGTTGCGTCACCCAAAAGAAGGGGCAGCACAACTTGCATCTGAGTTTTCAAGAGTGCCTATTCTTAATGCAGGAGACGGTGCAGGCCATCATCCAACACAAACATTGCTTGACCTTTATACCATAAAACGTGAAAGCCACCTTGAAGGAATTAAAATTGCACTGGCCGGGGATTTGAAATATGGAAGGACAGTTCACTCCCTCTGCTATGCATTATCCCATTACGGTGCCCATATAACACTGATATCACCAAAAGAACTGAGCATGCCAGAAGAAATAATCAGTGACATCGTAGCGCGAGGTGCAAAAATCGTTGAAACGGATTCTATTGAGGATGCCATCAATGATGTTGATGTGCTTTACATGACACGCATACAGAAGGAAAGGTTCCCGGACCCGGCTGAATACCAAAAGGTTGCCAACAGACTGAAGGTCACAATGGAAACATTGAAAGGGGTGAAACCGGAATTGAAGATCATGCACCCCCTTCCAAGAGTTAATGAGATAGATACCAGAATTGACGATACACCCCACGCTTGTTACTTCAAGCAGGCATTCTACGGAGTGCCTGTGAGGATGGCGCTTTTAGGGCTGGTTCTGGGGGCAATAGAATGA
- a CDS encoding DUF5788 family protein yields MTESEELSDKERQKLLNRLHKCLFWVGEQIPNKVCIEGKNVNLHEVVWEIVNKAKLEEADLGNIERFLELLSDKEKEYEECLEHEHLSREEAKETFDRAAGVMRAVMDLKELTISSKRKVIFKNRHICNDVNTDDWNSLTEDIIEK; encoded by the coding sequence ATGACTGAAAGCGAAGAATTATCTGATAAGGAACGACAAAAATTGCTTAACAGACTTCATAAATGTCTTTTCTGGGTAGGAGAACAGATACCAAATAAAGTATGTATCGAAGGAAAAAATGTAAATCTTCATGAAGTTGTCTGGGAAATCGTCAATAAAGCCAAACTTGAAGAGGCTGACCTGGGAAACATAGAGCGCTTTCTGGAACTTTTAAGTGACAAAGAAAAAGAATATGAGGAATGTCTTGAACATGAGCATCTGAGCCGCGAGGAGGCAAAAGAAACCTTTGATAGGGCTGCAGGTGTTATGCGGGCTGTCATGGACCTCAAGGAACTGACAATATCCTCTAAGAGAAAAGTCATTTTCAAAAACAGGCATATATGCAACGATGTGAATACAGATGATTGGAATTCATTGACAGAAGATATAATAGAAAAATGA
- the hxlA gene encoding 3-hexulose-6-phosphate synthase, whose protein sequence is MQVALDLLETDRAIQIAKESLEGGADWIEVGTPLIKSEGMDAIREIRKNFPDRTIIADMKIADTGSIEVEMGAKAGADIIVVLASSDDSTIQEAIRAAKKYGVRIMADLISANDPVSRSIEMEKLGVDYINVHAGIDQQMKGQDSLAIMKEVVAQVSIPVAIAGGLDAASCSEAVFAGANIVIVGGNIVRSSNVTESSKAIRQSVDSPCAAPILKSSPDEEIRKILEGVSTPNISDAMHRKGAMQDIFSMLPGKKMIGTAVTVQTFKGDWAKAVEAIDEAKEGDVIVIYNGSRNVAPWGGLATLSCLNKSIAGVVVDGAVRDIDEIRKIGLPVFATSNVPNAGEPKGFGEINSEIVCGNQSVSPGDYIIGDDNGVVVIPKERAYEIARRAKEVEKTEQRLSEEIRRGSTLSEVMKLKKWEKH, encoded by the coding sequence ATTCAGGTAGCTCTTGACCTTTTAGAAACGGACAGAGCAATACAGATAGCAAAAGAATCCCTTGAGGGAGGTGCTGACTGGATAGAAGTCGGAACGCCCCTCATAAAAAGCGAGGGAATGGATGCCATAAGGGAAATCAGGAAAAACTTTCCCGACAGGACAATCATCGCAGATATGAAAATAGCAGACACCGGTTCAATAGAAGTTGAAATGGGTGCTAAAGCCGGTGCGGATATTATAGTTGTACTTGCCAGTTCTGACGATTCCACCATTCAGGAAGCGATACGTGCCGCAAAGAAATATGGTGTGAGGATAATGGCAGATCTGATATCTGCCAATGACCCTGTTTCCCGCAGCATCGAAATGGAAAAGCTGGGTGTCGATTACATTAATGTGCATGCCGGCATAGACCAGCAGATGAAAGGTCAGGATTCACTTGCCATAATGAAAGAAGTTGTGGCGCAGGTAAGTATCCCCGTTGCAATAGCAGGTGGACTTGATGCGGCATCGTGCTCTGAAGCCGTTTTTGCTGGTGCGAACATTGTAATAGTTGGCGGGAATATTGTTCGCTCATCCAATGTAACTGAATCATCAAAGGCTATTCGGCAAAGTGTTGACTCTCCTTGCGCAGCACCTATATTGAAAAGCTCTCCCGACGAAGAGATTCGAAAGATACTGGAAGGTGTTTCCACTCCTAATATTTCCGATGCCATGCACCGTAAAGGTGCTATGCAGGATATCTTTTCTATGTTGCCCGGAAAAAAAATGATCGGTACTGCGGTAACAGTACAGACTTTCAAAGGTGACTGGGCCAAGGCAGTGGAGGCCATAGATGAGGCAAAGGAGGGGGATGTAATTGTCATTTACAATGGTAGCAGGAATGTTGCGCCCTGGGGCGGCCTTGCAACCCTGAGTTGTCTTAATAAGAGCATAGCAGGTGTTGTCGTTGATGGAGCGGTCAGGGATATAGATGAGATTCGCAAAATAGGGCTGCCTGTCTTTGCAACCAGCAATGTTCCCAATGCAGGTGAGCCGAAAGGATTTGGTGAGATCAATTCTGAGATAGTCTGTGGAAACCAGTCCGTAAGCCCTGGTGATTATATCATCGGAGACGATAATGGGGTAGTGGTAATTCCAAAGGAACGTGCTTATGAGATTGCCAGACGTGCCAAAGAAGTCGAGAAGACTGAACAGCGTCTTTCTGAGGAGATTCGCAGGGGTTCAACTCTGTCAGAGGTCATGAAACTTAAGAAATGGGAGAAACACTGA
- a CDS encoding A24 family peptidase C-terminal domain-containing protein, producing MIEILKVLACMPFLLYACYADIKTRRVANEVWVMMFGVGFIFIMYDLMTYGFPYLIRNILSFIFIFAFVYMLFQFGAFGGADAKVLMVISLIIPTFPVITIGSTSLPLDGIPLINLFAFSVFGNSIILTIIVPIGLFLYNLIKSPSESLRRPFYMFIGYIMPISKLEKGHFRMIESYGKTKEGIEFKFSRSGTELSSDVISELKGYRKEGKVKEGVWITPGLPFMIPITAGFITAVVFGDLIFYLTMQFMMM from the coding sequence ATGATCGAAATACTTAAAGTTCTTGCATGCATGCCTTTTTTGCTGTATGCCTGTTACGCTGATATAAAAACTCGTCGTGTAGCCAATGAAGTATGGGTCATGATGTTCGGTGTTGGATTCATCTTCATAATGTATGATCTTATGACATATGGTTTTCCATATCTCATACGCAACATCCTTTCTTTCATATTCATCTTTGCCTTCGTATACATGCTTTTCCAGTTTGGTGCTTTTGGGGGAGCGGATGCAAAGGTGTTGATGGTAATTTCGCTGATAATCCCCACGTTCCCGGTAATTACGATAGGTTCGACTTCACTTCCGCTTGATGGAATTCCGCTTATCAATTTGTTTGCCTTTAGTGTATTTGGCAACTCTATAATACTTACAATAATAGTTCCAATTGGGCTGTTCCTGTACAATCTGATAAAAAGTCCATCGGAATCTCTAAGGCGTCCCTTCTACATGTTCATTGGTTACATCATGCCGATATCAAAGCTGGAAAAAGGACACTTCCGTATGATCGAGTCATATGGCAAGACAAAGGAAGGAATTGAATTCAAATTCTCCAGATCAGGTACTGAACTTAGTTCTGATGTTATATCCGAACTGAAAGGTTACCGCAAGGAAGGCAAAGTAAAGGAGGGTGTGTGGATAACCCCTGGGCTCCCATTCATGATTCCGATAACTGCAGGTTTTATCACTGCAGTGGTTTTTGGAGATCTTATATTTTATCTTACAATGCAGTTCATGATGATGTGA